In Cyanobacteriota bacterium, the genomic stretch TGTAATGTGAGGGAGATTTCCATGACCCTTTCCATTCCACGATCCCTATCCTCTCACTTCACACCGCCACCCCTAGAAAACGGTGATGCCCTCACCCGTTCAGAGTTTGAGCGTCGCTACGCCGCCATGCCCCAAGTGAAAAAAGCTGAACTGATTGAAGGAATTGTCTACATGGCATCGCCGCTGCGCTTTGAACCCCATGCCGAACCCCATGCTGACCTAGTTGGTTGGCTCTGGAATTACAAAGTGGCAACTCCCGGCACTCGCCTAGGCGATAATTCCACTGTAAGACTTGATTTAGACAACGAACCCCA encodes the following:
- a CDS encoding Uma2 family endonuclease; this translates as MTLSIPRSLSSHFTPPPLENGDALTRSEFERRYAAMPQVKKAELIEGIVYMASPLRFEPHAEPHADLVGWLWNYKVATPGTRLGDNSTVRLDLDNEPQPDAILLIDPRAGGQTRFSADGYIEGAPELVIEIAASSAAIDLRDKKRAYRRNGVQEYVVWQVLDR